A stretch of Procambarus clarkii isolate CNS0578487 chromosome 20, FALCON_Pclarkii_2.0, whole genome shotgun sequence DNA encodes these proteins:
- the LOC138366787 gene encoding uncharacterized protein, which produces MNETPPNGRTCKPDSCGTLGLAREAGSIDLTREAGSVDLTREADSIDLTREAGSIDLTREADSVDLTREADSVDLTREAGSIDLTREAGSVGLTREADSIDLTHEADSIDLTHEADSIDLTHEADSIDLTREADSIDLTREADSVDLTREADSIDLTREADSVGLSSEAGRGR; this is translated from the exons ATGAATGAAACACCCCCAAATgggag gacGTGCAAGCCTGACTCGTGTGGCACATTAGGCCTAGCTCGTGAGGCAGGCAGTATAGACCTGACTCGTGAGGCAGGCAGTGTAGACCTGACTCGTGAGGCAGACAGTATAGACCTGACTCGTGAGGCAGGCAGTATAGACCTGACTCGTGAGGCAGACAGTGTAGACCTGACTCGTGAGGCAGACAGTGTAGACCTGACTCGTGAGGCAGGCAGTATAGACCTGACTCGTGAGGCAGGCAGTGTAGGCCTGACTCGTGAGGCAGACAGTATAGACCTGACTCATGAGGCAGACAGTATAGACCTGACTCATGAGGCAGACAGTATAGACCTGACTCATGAGGCAGACAGTATAGACCTGACTCGTGAGGCAGACAGTATAGACCTGACTCGTGAGGCAGACAGTGTAGACCTGACTCGTGAGGCAGACAGTATAGACCTGACTCGTGAGGCAGACAGTGTAGGCTTATCATctgaggcaggcagaggcagatAG